In Debaryomyces hansenii CBS767 chromosome A complete sequence, a genomic segment contains:
- a CDS encoding DEHA2D08470p (some similarities with uniprot|Q04318 Saccharomyces kluyveri ORF 1) yields the protein MAEKEHREDDDVHHLGSYHKKQKIAREGQEGIDNLNIIKLAYVGKEYDIDIANISDLELRAIKHGIIHNTKFACWIFELFKHNDIYKLCGYCVSKFISVDYVDYKLIEKYSPVYFNFPGVFSREVYEDLSEKYKYLKYAMKIGGASSNTHCIDEPEINMFKFAAKKNKRMYDEILEQAQKLGYFKKYYDMNGQITDETITFRDGYIEMKYDPEINYPFNITFSD from the coding sequence ATGGCTGAGAAAGAACATCGGGAAGACGATGATGTACATCATCTTGGATCATATCAtaagaaacagaaaataGCGCGTGAAGGTCAGGAAGGCATTGATAACTTgaatatcatcaaattaGCCTATGTTGGTAAAGaatatgatattgatattgcaAACATCTCGGACCTTGAATTGAGAGCAATAAAACATGGAATAATACACAATACTAAATTTGCTTGTTGgatttttgaattatttaaacaTAACGATATATATAAGCTATGTGGGTATTGCGTTTCTAAATTCATAAGCGTTGATTATGTCGACTATAAATTGATAGAAAAATACAGCCcagtatattttaatttccCTGGCGTTTTTTCACGAGAAGTATATGAAGATTTGAgtgaaaaatacaaatatttaaaatatgCTATGAAAATTGGTGGAGCAAGTTCAAACACCCATTGTATAGATGAACCAGAGATAAATATGTTTAAATTTGCTgcaaagaagaataaaagAATGTATGATGAAATACTAGAACAGGCACAGAAGTTGGGTTACTTTAAGAAATATTACGATATGAATGGTCAAATTACTGATGAGACAATTACTTTCCGGGACGGGTACATCGAAATGAAATACGACCCCGAAATTAATTATCCATTTAATATTACGTTTTCTGATTGA